One Vidua chalybeata isolate OUT-0048 chromosome 13, bVidCha1 merged haplotype, whole genome shotgun sequence genomic window carries:
- the CELF6 gene encoding CUGBP Elav-like family member 6 isoform X1, translating into MAAAAAGEAAGAAFSTANSGRVNGLSRPPGAIAMKDHDAIKLFVGQIPRNLEESDLKPLFEEFGRIYELTVLKDRFTGMHKGCAFLTYCARDSALKAQSALHEQKTLPGMNRPIQVKPADSEGRGEDRKLFVGMLGKQQSEDDVRRLFEPFGQIEECTILRGPDGASKGCAFVKYGSHAEAQAAINSLHGSQTMPGASSSLVVKFADTDKERTLRRMHQMAGQLGIFNPMTIQFGAYGAYTQAIMQQQAALMAAAQGTCLNPMAAIAAAQMQQMAAFNVSGLVAAPLTPSSGTSTPPGISTAPVPSIATPIGVNGFSPLPPQTNGQPASETIYTNGIHPYPAQSPTVADPLQQAYAGMQHYAAAYPTAYAPISQAFPQQAPLIPQQQREGPEGCNLFIYHLPQEFGDAELTQMFLPFGNVISAKVFVDRATNQSKCFGFVSFDNPTSAQAAIQAMNGFQIGMKRLKVQLKRPKDANRPY; encoded by the exons atggcggcggcggcggcgggcgaggcggcgggggcggcgtTCAGCACCGCGAACAGCGGCCGGGTGAACGGGCTGAGCCGCCCGCCCGGCGCCATCGCCATGAAGGACCACGACGCCATCAAGCTGTTCGTGGGGCAGATTCCGCGCAACCTGGAGGAGAGCGACCTCAAGCCGCTGTTCGAGGAGTTCGGCCGCATCTACGAGCTCACCGTGCTCAAGGATCGCTTCACCGGCATGCACAAAG GCTGTGCCTTTCTCACCTACTGCGCCCGCGACTCCGCACTGAAGGCACAGAGTGCCCTGCACGAGCAGAAGACACTGCCAGGG ATGAACCGCCCCATCCAGGTGAAGCCGGCCGACAGCGAGGGCCGAGGAG aagACAGGAAGCTCTTTGTGGGCatgctggggaagcagcagagtgAGGACGATGTCCGCCGCCTCTTTGAGCCCTTCGGCCAGATTGAGGAATGCACCATCCTCCGAGGGCCTGATGGAGCCAGCAAAG GTTGTGCCTTTGTGAAATACGGCAGCCACGCCGAGGCACAGGCTGCCATCAACAGCCTGCACGGCAGCCAAACCATGCCG GGCGCCTCGTCCAGCCTGGTGGTGAAGTTTGCAGACACAGATAAAGAGAGGACCCTGCGGCGGATGCATCAGATGGCAGGGCAGCTGGGCATCTTCAACCCCATGACCATCCAGTTTGGCGCCTACGGGGCCTACACGCAAGCG ATcatgcagcagcaggcagccctgATGGCGGCCGCACAGGGCACCTGCCTCAACCCCATGGCTGCCATCGCTGCCGCCCAGATGCAACAAATGGCCGCCTTCAATGTCAGCGGGCTGGTGGCTGCCCCCCTCACCCCCTCTTCAG GTACAAGCACTCCTCCAGGGATCAGCACGGCACCGGTGCCCAGCATTGCCACGCCCATTGGGGTGAATGGCTTCAGCCCACTGCCGCCCCAGACCAATGGGCAGCCTGCCTCGGAGACCATCTACACCAATGGCATCCACCCCTACCCAG ctCAAAGCCCCACGGTGGCAGACCCCCTCCAGCAGGCCTACGCCGGCATGCAGCACTATGCAG caGCATATCCCACTGCCTACGCTCCCATCAGCCAAGCCTTTCCCCAGCAAGCGCCCctcatcccacagcagcagagagaag GTCCCGAGGGCTGTAACCTGTTTATTTATCACCTGCCCCAGGAATTCGGGGACGCAGAGCTCACGCAGATGTTTTTGCCTTTTGGCAACGTCATCTCTGCCAAAGTCTTTGTGGACCGTGCCACCAACCAGAGTAAATGCTTTG GTTTTGTCAGTTTTGACAATCCGACGAGTGCTCAGGCAGCCATTCAGGCCATGAATGGCTTCCAGATCGGCATGAAGAGGCTAAAAGTGCAGCTAAAGCGGCCGAAAGACGCCAACAGACCCTACTGA
- the CELF6 gene encoding CUGBP Elav-like family member 6 isoform X7, translating to MKDHDAIKLFVGQIPRNLEESDLKPLFEEFGRIYELTVLKDRFTGMHKGCAFLTYCARDSALKAQSALHEQKTLPGMNRPIQVKPADSEGRGDRKLFVGMLGKQQSEDDVRRLFEPFGQIEECTILRGPDGASKGCAFVKYGSHAEAQAAINSLHGSQTMPGASSSLVVKFADTDKERTLRRMHQMAGQLGIFNPMTIQFGAYGAYTQAIMQQQAALMAAAQGTCLNPMAAIAAAQMQQMAAFNVSGLVAAPLTPSSGTSTPPGISTAPVPSIATPIGVNGFSPLPPQTNGQPASETIYTNGIHPYPAQSPTVADPLQQAYAGMQHYAAAYPTAYAPISQAFPQQAPLIPQQQREGPEGCNLFIYHLPQEFGDAELTQMFLPFGNVISAKVFVDRATNQSKCFGFVSFDNPTSAQAAIQAMNGFQIGMKRLKVQLKRPKDANRPY from the exons ATGAAGGACCACGACGCCATCAAGCTGTTCGTGGGGCAGATTCCGCGCAACCTGGAGGAGAGCGACCTCAAGCCGCTGTTCGAGGAGTTCGGCCGCATCTACGAGCTCACCGTGCTCAAGGATCGCTTCACCGGCATGCACAAAG GCTGTGCCTTTCTCACCTACTGCGCCCGCGACTCCGCACTGAAGGCACAGAGTGCCCTGCACGAGCAGAAGACACTGCCAGGG ATGAACCGCCCCATCCAGGTGAAGCCGGCCGACAGCGAGGGCCGAGGAG ACAGGAAGCTCTTTGTGGGCatgctggggaagcagcagagtgAGGACGATGTCCGCCGCCTCTTTGAGCCCTTCGGCCAGATTGAGGAATGCACCATCCTCCGAGGGCCTGATGGAGCCAGCAAAG GTTGTGCCTTTGTGAAATACGGCAGCCACGCCGAGGCACAGGCTGCCATCAACAGCCTGCACGGCAGCCAAACCATGCCG GGCGCCTCGTCCAGCCTGGTGGTGAAGTTTGCAGACACAGATAAAGAGAGGACCCTGCGGCGGATGCATCAGATGGCAGGGCAGCTGGGCATCTTCAACCCCATGACCATCCAGTTTGGCGCCTACGGGGCCTACACGCAAGCG ATcatgcagcagcaggcagccctgATGGCGGCCGCACAGGGCACCTGCCTCAACCCCATGGCTGCCATCGCTGCCGCCCAGATGCAACAAATGGCCGCCTTCAATGTCAGCGGGCTGGTGGCTGCCCCCCTCACCCCCTCTTCAG GTACAAGCACTCCTCCAGGGATCAGCACGGCACCGGTGCCCAGCATTGCCACGCCCATTGGGGTGAATGGCTTCAGCCCACTGCCGCCCCAGACCAATGGGCAGCCTGCCTCGGAGACCATCTACACCAATGGCATCCACCCCTACCCAG ctCAAAGCCCCACGGTGGCAGACCCCCTCCAGCAGGCCTACGCCGGCATGCAGCACTATGCAG caGCATATCCCACTGCCTACGCTCCCATCAGCCAAGCCTTTCCCCAGCAAGCGCCCctcatcccacagcagcagagagaag GTCCCGAGGGCTGTAACCTGTTTATTTATCACCTGCCCCAGGAATTCGGGGACGCAGAGCTCACGCAGATGTTTTTGCCTTTTGGCAACGTCATCTCTGCCAAAGTCTTTGTGGACCGTGCCACCAACCAGAGTAAATGCTTTG GTTTTGTCAGTTTTGACAATCCGACGAGTGCTCAGGCAGCCATTCAGGCCATGAATGGCTTCCAGATCGGCATGAAGAGGCTAAAAGTGCAGCTAAAGCGGCCGAAAGACGCCAACAGACCCTACTGA
- the CELF6 gene encoding CUGBP Elav-like family member 6 isoform X2 — MKDHDAIKLFVGQIPRNLEESDLKPLFEEFGRIYELTVLKDRFTGMHKGCAFLTYCARDSALKAQSALHEQKTLPGMNRPIQVKPADSEGRGEDRKLFVGMLGKQQSEDDVRRLFEPFGQIEECTILRGPDGASKGCAFVKYGSHAEAQAAINSLHGSQTMPGASSSLVVKFADTDKERTLRRMHQMAGQLGIFNPMTIQFGAYGAYTQAIMQQQAALMAAAQGTCLNPMAAIAAAQMQQMAAFNVSGLVAAPLTPSSGTSTPPGISTAPVPSIATPIGVNGFSPLPPQTNGQPASETIYTNGIHPYPAQSPTVADPLQQAYAGMQHYAAYPTAYAPISQAFPQQAPLIPQQQREGPEGCNLFIYHLPQEFGDAELTQMFLPFGNVISAKVFVDRATNQSKCFGFVSFDNPTSAQAAIQAMNGFQIGMKRLKVQLKRPKDANRPY; from the exons ATGAAGGACCACGACGCCATCAAGCTGTTCGTGGGGCAGATTCCGCGCAACCTGGAGGAGAGCGACCTCAAGCCGCTGTTCGAGGAGTTCGGCCGCATCTACGAGCTCACCGTGCTCAAGGATCGCTTCACCGGCATGCACAAAG GCTGTGCCTTTCTCACCTACTGCGCCCGCGACTCCGCACTGAAGGCACAGAGTGCCCTGCACGAGCAGAAGACACTGCCAGGG ATGAACCGCCCCATCCAGGTGAAGCCGGCCGACAGCGAGGGCCGAGGAG aagACAGGAAGCTCTTTGTGGGCatgctggggaagcagcagagtgAGGACGATGTCCGCCGCCTCTTTGAGCCCTTCGGCCAGATTGAGGAATGCACCATCCTCCGAGGGCCTGATGGAGCCAGCAAAG GTTGTGCCTTTGTGAAATACGGCAGCCACGCCGAGGCACAGGCTGCCATCAACAGCCTGCACGGCAGCCAAACCATGCCG GGCGCCTCGTCCAGCCTGGTGGTGAAGTTTGCAGACACAGATAAAGAGAGGACCCTGCGGCGGATGCATCAGATGGCAGGGCAGCTGGGCATCTTCAACCCCATGACCATCCAGTTTGGCGCCTACGGGGCCTACACGCAAGCG ATcatgcagcagcaggcagccctgATGGCGGCCGCACAGGGCACCTGCCTCAACCCCATGGCTGCCATCGCTGCCGCCCAGATGCAACAAATGGCCGCCTTCAATGTCAGCGGGCTGGTGGCTGCCCCCCTCACCCCCTCTTCAG GTACAAGCACTCCTCCAGGGATCAGCACGGCACCGGTGCCCAGCATTGCCACGCCCATTGGGGTGAATGGCTTCAGCCCACTGCCGCCCCAGACCAATGGGCAGCCTGCCTCGGAGACCATCTACACCAATGGCATCCACCCCTACCCAG ctCAAAGCCCCACGGTGGCAGACCCCCTCCAGCAGGCCTACGCCGGCATGCAGCACTATGCAG CATATCCCACTGCCTACGCTCCCATCAGCCAAGCCTTTCCCCAGCAAGCGCCCctcatcccacagcagcagagagaag GTCCCGAGGGCTGTAACCTGTTTATTTATCACCTGCCCCAGGAATTCGGGGACGCAGAGCTCACGCAGATGTTTTTGCCTTTTGGCAACGTCATCTCTGCCAAAGTCTTTGTGGACCGTGCCACCAACCAGAGTAAATGCTTTG GTTTTGTCAGTTTTGACAATCCGACGAGTGCTCAGGCAGCCATTCAGGCCATGAATGGCTTCCAGATCGGCATGAAGAGGCTAAAAGTGCAGCTAAAGCGGCCGAAAGACGCCAACAGACCCTACTGA
- the CELF6 gene encoding CUGBP Elav-like family member 6 isoform X3, which yields MKDHDAIKLFVGQIPRNLEESDLKPLFEEFGRIYELTVLKDRFTGMHKGCAFLTYCARDSALKAQSALHEQKTLPGMNRPIQVKPADSEGRGEDRKLFVGMLGKQQSEDDVRRLFEPFGQIEECTILRGPDGASKGCAFVKYGSHAEAQAAINSLHGSQTMPGASSSLVVKFADTDKERTLRRMHQMAGQLGIFNPMTIQFGAYGAYTQAIMQQQAALMAAAQGTCLNPMAAIAAAQMQQMAAFNVSGLVAAPLTPSSGTSTPPGISTAPVPSIATPIGVNGFSPLPPQTNGQPASETIYTNGIHPYPAAYPTAYAPISQAFPQQAPLIPQQQREGPEGCNLFIYHLPQEFGDAELTQMFLPFGNVISAKVFVDRATNQSKCFGFVSFDNPTSAQAAIQAMNGFQIGMKRLKVQLKRPKDANRPY from the exons ATGAAGGACCACGACGCCATCAAGCTGTTCGTGGGGCAGATTCCGCGCAACCTGGAGGAGAGCGACCTCAAGCCGCTGTTCGAGGAGTTCGGCCGCATCTACGAGCTCACCGTGCTCAAGGATCGCTTCACCGGCATGCACAAAG GCTGTGCCTTTCTCACCTACTGCGCCCGCGACTCCGCACTGAAGGCACAGAGTGCCCTGCACGAGCAGAAGACACTGCCAGGG ATGAACCGCCCCATCCAGGTGAAGCCGGCCGACAGCGAGGGCCGAGGAG aagACAGGAAGCTCTTTGTGGGCatgctggggaagcagcagagtgAGGACGATGTCCGCCGCCTCTTTGAGCCCTTCGGCCAGATTGAGGAATGCACCATCCTCCGAGGGCCTGATGGAGCCAGCAAAG GTTGTGCCTTTGTGAAATACGGCAGCCACGCCGAGGCACAGGCTGCCATCAACAGCCTGCACGGCAGCCAAACCATGCCG GGCGCCTCGTCCAGCCTGGTGGTGAAGTTTGCAGACACAGATAAAGAGAGGACCCTGCGGCGGATGCATCAGATGGCAGGGCAGCTGGGCATCTTCAACCCCATGACCATCCAGTTTGGCGCCTACGGGGCCTACACGCAAGCG ATcatgcagcagcaggcagccctgATGGCGGCCGCACAGGGCACCTGCCTCAACCCCATGGCTGCCATCGCTGCCGCCCAGATGCAACAAATGGCCGCCTTCAATGTCAGCGGGCTGGTGGCTGCCCCCCTCACCCCCTCTTCAG GTACAAGCACTCCTCCAGGGATCAGCACGGCACCGGTGCCCAGCATTGCCACGCCCATTGGGGTGAATGGCTTCAGCCCACTGCCGCCCCAGACCAATGGGCAGCCTGCCTCGGAGACCATCTACACCAATGGCATCCACCCCTACCCAG caGCATATCCCACTGCCTACGCTCCCATCAGCCAAGCCTTTCCCCAGCAAGCGCCCctcatcccacagcagcagagagaag GTCCCGAGGGCTGTAACCTGTTTATTTATCACCTGCCCCAGGAATTCGGGGACGCAGAGCTCACGCAGATGTTTTTGCCTTTTGGCAACGTCATCTCTGCCAAAGTCTTTGTGGACCGTGCCACCAACCAGAGTAAATGCTTTG GTTTTGTCAGTTTTGACAATCCGACGAGTGCTCAGGCAGCCATTCAGGCCATGAATGGCTTCCAGATCGGCATGAAGAGGCTAAAAGTGCAGCTAAAGCGGCCGAAAGACGCCAACAGACCCTACTGA
- the CELF6 gene encoding CUGBP Elav-like family member 6 isoform X4: MKDHDAIKLFVGQIPRNLEESDLKPLFEEFGRIYELTVLKDRFTGMHKGCAFLTYCARDSALKAQSALHEQKTLPGMNRPIQVKPADSEGRGEDRKLFVGMLGKQQSEDDVRRLFEPFGQIEECTILRGPDGASKGCAFVKYGSHAEAQAAINSLHGSQTMPGASSSLVVKFADTDKERTLRRMHQMAGQLGIFNPMTIQFGAYGAYTQAIMQQQAALMAAAQGTCLNPMAAIAAAQMQQMAAFNVSGLVAAPLTPSSGTSTPPGISTAPVPSIATPIGVNGFSPLPPQTNGQPASETIYTNGIHPYPAYPTAYAPISQAFPQQAPLIPQQQREGPEGCNLFIYHLPQEFGDAELTQMFLPFGNVISAKVFVDRATNQSKCFGFVSFDNPTSAQAAIQAMNGFQIGMKRLKVQLKRPKDANRPY, encoded by the exons ATGAAGGACCACGACGCCATCAAGCTGTTCGTGGGGCAGATTCCGCGCAACCTGGAGGAGAGCGACCTCAAGCCGCTGTTCGAGGAGTTCGGCCGCATCTACGAGCTCACCGTGCTCAAGGATCGCTTCACCGGCATGCACAAAG GCTGTGCCTTTCTCACCTACTGCGCCCGCGACTCCGCACTGAAGGCACAGAGTGCCCTGCACGAGCAGAAGACACTGCCAGGG ATGAACCGCCCCATCCAGGTGAAGCCGGCCGACAGCGAGGGCCGAGGAG aagACAGGAAGCTCTTTGTGGGCatgctggggaagcagcagagtgAGGACGATGTCCGCCGCCTCTTTGAGCCCTTCGGCCAGATTGAGGAATGCACCATCCTCCGAGGGCCTGATGGAGCCAGCAAAG GTTGTGCCTTTGTGAAATACGGCAGCCACGCCGAGGCACAGGCTGCCATCAACAGCCTGCACGGCAGCCAAACCATGCCG GGCGCCTCGTCCAGCCTGGTGGTGAAGTTTGCAGACACAGATAAAGAGAGGACCCTGCGGCGGATGCATCAGATGGCAGGGCAGCTGGGCATCTTCAACCCCATGACCATCCAGTTTGGCGCCTACGGGGCCTACACGCAAGCG ATcatgcagcagcaggcagccctgATGGCGGCCGCACAGGGCACCTGCCTCAACCCCATGGCTGCCATCGCTGCCGCCCAGATGCAACAAATGGCCGCCTTCAATGTCAGCGGGCTGGTGGCTGCCCCCCTCACCCCCTCTTCAG GTACAAGCACTCCTCCAGGGATCAGCACGGCACCGGTGCCCAGCATTGCCACGCCCATTGGGGTGAATGGCTTCAGCCCACTGCCGCCCCAGACCAATGGGCAGCCTGCCTCGGAGACCATCTACACCAATGGCATCCACCCCTACCCAG CATATCCCACTGCCTACGCTCCCATCAGCCAAGCCTTTCCCCAGCAAGCGCCCctcatcccacagcagcagagagaag GTCCCGAGGGCTGTAACCTGTTTATTTATCACCTGCCCCAGGAATTCGGGGACGCAGAGCTCACGCAGATGTTTTTGCCTTTTGGCAACGTCATCTCTGCCAAAGTCTTTGTGGACCGTGCCACCAACCAGAGTAAATGCTTTG GTTTTGTCAGTTTTGACAATCCGACGAGTGCTCAGGCAGCCATTCAGGCCATGAATGGCTTCCAGATCGGCATGAAGAGGCTAAAAGTGCAGCTAAAGCGGCCGAAAGACGCCAACAGACCCTACTGA
- the CELF6 gene encoding CUGBP Elav-like family member 6 isoform X6, with protein MQLPQVPAPGPRPPVLWVPAGSKILCIEMNRPIQVKPADSEGRGDRKLFVGMLGKQQSEDDVRRLFEPFGQIEECTILRGPDGASKGCAFVKYGSHAEAQAAINSLHGSQTMPGASSSLVVKFADTDKERTLRRMHQMAGQLGIFNPMTIQFGAYGAYTQAIMQQQAALMAAAQGTCLNPMAAIAAAQMQQMAAFNVSGLVAAPLTPSSGTSTPPGISTAPVPSIATPIGVNGFSPLPPQTNGQPASETIYTNGIHPYPAQSPTVADPLQQAYAGMQHYAAAYPTAYAPISQAFPQQAPLIPQQQREGPEGCNLFIYHLPQEFGDAELTQMFLPFGNVISAKVFVDRATNQSKCFGFVSFDNPTSAQAAIQAMNGFQIGMKRLKVQLKRPKDANRPY; from the exons ATGCAGCTGCCGCAAGTGccggcgccggggccgcggccgcccgtGCTGTGGGTGCCCGCCGGGTCCAAGATCCTCTGCATCGAG ATGAACCGCCCCATCCAGGTGAAGCCGGCCGACAGCGAGGGCCGAGGAG ACAGGAAGCTCTTTGTGGGCatgctggggaagcagcagagtgAGGACGATGTCCGCCGCCTCTTTGAGCCCTTCGGCCAGATTGAGGAATGCACCATCCTCCGAGGGCCTGATGGAGCCAGCAAAG GTTGTGCCTTTGTGAAATACGGCAGCCACGCCGAGGCACAGGCTGCCATCAACAGCCTGCACGGCAGCCAAACCATGCCG GGCGCCTCGTCCAGCCTGGTGGTGAAGTTTGCAGACACAGATAAAGAGAGGACCCTGCGGCGGATGCATCAGATGGCAGGGCAGCTGGGCATCTTCAACCCCATGACCATCCAGTTTGGCGCCTACGGGGCCTACACGCAAGCG ATcatgcagcagcaggcagccctgATGGCGGCCGCACAGGGCACCTGCCTCAACCCCATGGCTGCCATCGCTGCCGCCCAGATGCAACAAATGGCCGCCTTCAATGTCAGCGGGCTGGTGGCTGCCCCCCTCACCCCCTCTTCAG GTACAAGCACTCCTCCAGGGATCAGCACGGCACCGGTGCCCAGCATTGCCACGCCCATTGGGGTGAATGGCTTCAGCCCACTGCCGCCCCAGACCAATGGGCAGCCTGCCTCGGAGACCATCTACACCAATGGCATCCACCCCTACCCAG ctCAAAGCCCCACGGTGGCAGACCCCCTCCAGCAGGCCTACGCCGGCATGCAGCACTATGCAG caGCATATCCCACTGCCTACGCTCCCATCAGCCAAGCCTTTCCCCAGCAAGCGCCCctcatcccacagcagcagagagaag GTCCCGAGGGCTGTAACCTGTTTATTTATCACCTGCCCCAGGAATTCGGGGACGCAGAGCTCACGCAGATGTTTTTGCCTTTTGGCAACGTCATCTCTGCCAAAGTCTTTGTGGACCGTGCCACCAACCAGAGTAAATGCTTTG GTTTTGTCAGTTTTGACAATCCGACGAGTGCTCAGGCAGCCATTCAGGCCATGAATGGCTTCCAGATCGGCATGAAGAGGCTAAAAGTGCAGCTAAAGCGGCCGAAAGACGCCAACAGACCCTACTGA
- the CELF6 gene encoding CUGBP Elav-like family member 6 isoform X5: MQLPQVPAPGPRPPVLWVPAGSKILCIEMNRPIQVKPADSEGRGEDRKLFVGMLGKQQSEDDVRRLFEPFGQIEECTILRGPDGASKGCAFVKYGSHAEAQAAINSLHGSQTMPGASSSLVVKFADTDKERTLRRMHQMAGQLGIFNPMTIQFGAYGAYTQAIMQQQAALMAAAQGTCLNPMAAIAAAQMQQMAAFNVSGLVAAPLTPSSGTSTPPGISTAPVPSIATPIGVNGFSPLPPQTNGQPASETIYTNGIHPYPAQSPTVADPLQQAYAGMQHYAAAYPTAYAPISQAFPQQAPLIPQQQREGPEGCNLFIYHLPQEFGDAELTQMFLPFGNVISAKVFVDRATNQSKCFGFVSFDNPTSAQAAIQAMNGFQIGMKRLKVQLKRPKDANRPY; this comes from the exons ATGCAGCTGCCGCAAGTGccggcgccggggccgcggccgcccgtGCTGTGGGTGCCCGCCGGGTCCAAGATCCTCTGCATCGAG ATGAACCGCCCCATCCAGGTGAAGCCGGCCGACAGCGAGGGCCGAGGAG aagACAGGAAGCTCTTTGTGGGCatgctggggaagcagcagagtgAGGACGATGTCCGCCGCCTCTTTGAGCCCTTCGGCCAGATTGAGGAATGCACCATCCTCCGAGGGCCTGATGGAGCCAGCAAAG GTTGTGCCTTTGTGAAATACGGCAGCCACGCCGAGGCACAGGCTGCCATCAACAGCCTGCACGGCAGCCAAACCATGCCG GGCGCCTCGTCCAGCCTGGTGGTGAAGTTTGCAGACACAGATAAAGAGAGGACCCTGCGGCGGATGCATCAGATGGCAGGGCAGCTGGGCATCTTCAACCCCATGACCATCCAGTTTGGCGCCTACGGGGCCTACACGCAAGCG ATcatgcagcagcaggcagccctgATGGCGGCCGCACAGGGCACCTGCCTCAACCCCATGGCTGCCATCGCTGCCGCCCAGATGCAACAAATGGCCGCCTTCAATGTCAGCGGGCTGGTGGCTGCCCCCCTCACCCCCTCTTCAG GTACAAGCACTCCTCCAGGGATCAGCACGGCACCGGTGCCCAGCATTGCCACGCCCATTGGGGTGAATGGCTTCAGCCCACTGCCGCCCCAGACCAATGGGCAGCCTGCCTCGGAGACCATCTACACCAATGGCATCCACCCCTACCCAG ctCAAAGCCCCACGGTGGCAGACCCCCTCCAGCAGGCCTACGCCGGCATGCAGCACTATGCAG caGCATATCCCACTGCCTACGCTCCCATCAGCCAAGCCTTTCCCCAGCAAGCGCCCctcatcccacagcagcagagagaag GTCCCGAGGGCTGTAACCTGTTTATTTATCACCTGCCCCAGGAATTCGGGGACGCAGAGCTCACGCAGATGTTTTTGCCTTTTGGCAACGTCATCTCTGCCAAAGTCTTTGTGGACCGTGCCACCAACCAGAGTAAATGCTTTG GTTTTGTCAGTTTTGACAATCCGACGAGTGCTCAGGCAGCCATTCAGGCCATGAATGGCTTCCAGATCGGCATGAAGAGGCTAAAAGTGCAGCTAAAGCGGCCGAAAGACGCCAACAGACCCTACTGA